The DNA region ACGGCCTCCTGGTAGCAGCTGTGCTTCGTGAGCGGGGCTCTCTCGGACAGCAGCCTCTCCCCCACAGCCTCGGAGGTGGTCAGCAGAGACACGATCTTGTTCACGGTCTTCTGGATGATGTGCCTGGCCTGGGGGGACGCACAGCCCTTCAGTGGAGTCTGGCTCAGCACTGCTGGGTGCAGTTACAGACCCCTCTCCACACCGCTCCAGCCCCGTGGGTAAAACACGATGCCAGCTCAGGCGTCCTGAAGGGGGCCAGTGTTTGGGGCTTGTGTGACCTCGCCTTCTGGGGCCTCCACTTTCGGGGAAGTGTTACTCCTGATACCAGAAGGGAAGCTATCACCCAGAAGATCCAGGCCCTGTCCCAGAGCATCGGTCCTTGCTGGGCTGCAGAAAGGGACGAGCGGAACAGGCAGCAGGCTCTCTGGAGGGACAGGCAACCCTCTGCCCAGCATGCCAGAGAGCACGCAGCTGGAACGTGGGAAACAATCCTGCCAGTTCCAGACCAACTGAGGAGCTACTAAGGCAGATGCAGGGAAGTCAAGGAGAGCTCAGGAGCTGTGGGAAGCACTTCAGGCTGTGGCCACGAGGATCGCGACAACAGGAGCAGAAGCACTACACATATGTGATTAGCTAACAACTCAATAAGCAGCAAGACAGAACTGGCCTCTAAGAAACAACGTATAAAAGGGGGCCACCACGCCTTGGCTTCTTGGCAGGACAGGGGAATAGGCACCCAACCCTTGGCACCTGACCACCAAAGAGGTCAAGGTCAGTTTCCTAGAAGGGAAAGAAGACGCCCCTCCTCTGCTGCACCTGGAGCACAGAGGTTGGTCCCTTTCACACACACTCTTATGTGGCCAGAGGTGGTGGCCTGAGGTCTCTCAGCTGGCTCTGAGCCGTGCTAGGTACAGGTGGGGACAGGGGCCTCGGTGGCCTAAGCCACCCACCTGGGCTGGGAGCGGGGCCTGCAAAGGATCCCTGGGTGCTACTCACATCCTGGTGCTGCTGGATCTGCTTGAGGAGACTCCGCGACTCCTGCCCGTCATTGGTCTGCATCAGTTTCCTTTTCAGGATGGCCAGGGTTACCTCCGGGCTGGGAGTGAGGTCAAGGCGTGTGACTGGAGGCAGAGAGATAGGGGAACTGGCTTTGTGCTTCATGCCCTGAAACTGCATCACTTTCATGGCAGAGATGgactgcagagagagagagagagaatatccaTGTAAGCAGATGGATAGTCCCTGCCTAGGAGGCGCACAGTTGGCTCCCACAGTTTTGGGGCCACTGAAGGGCCCTGAGTGTAGGCTGAAGACGAGGCCAGCCCCCGCGGAGGAGCGGGGAGGCCCACTCACTTTGTTTCCGTACTGCATGACGTGGCTGGTGTTGGTGTGGGACTTCACCAGCTGGTACTGCTTATGGAGGGTCTCCTTGGTCAGATCCTCCTGCAGAAGGGAGAACGTGAAGGTCCTCCCAGGCCAGAGCCCGACTGTTCAACCCAGGGGCTGCCGGCCCCCACCAGGGCTCACCACGTCCGAGTCTTCCATCCAGTTGACACTGTACCAGTCACCCAGGTAGGTGCTCCTCTTCTCGTCGTAGTAGCAGGCGTAGGAGGACTCCTTGGCGTTGGCGGCGGTAGTTGCGTAAACTACAAGGAATCAGAGGCACCTTGGAGTTGCATTTCCTTCCTCCCCGAGGGCCACACTTAAAGCTCCCACCTCCCCTGCCACCTGCTTCGACCCAGGATGGGTGGCCGGCCCTGTCCACTCTGGTGTGTTTACTAGCATTCAGTGggcggtgctggggatcaaacctaggacttcacaatggtaggcaagtgctctaccacggagccacactcccagcccagtCCCCTCAGTTGAATAATCTGTCTAAAATTAAACACGGAAGAAAGAGAAGCCACTTGACAGACTCCCTGCAGCAACACAGTGAGCACGCTGAGCACGTCCTGCTGTCCAGCAAGCTGACAAAGCCTAAGGGCTCATGTAACCTAAGAATGGGACTAATGTGGTTTCTAAGAGTTaagatgtatttaaaaaaaaaaaaaaaattcagaagggGCCTgaggggtagctcagtggtagagcatttgtctagcatgtgcaaggcctggatCCCATCACgagcaaaggaaaaataattaatttaaatcgaatttaaaaagaaaaggaggcactCAGCTGGACAGACCTCCTCAATAGTTGCCACTTAGTCTCTGTCCACATGGGCTCAGAACAGTGCTGAGCACAGGTACTGATTCAAAGCATGACTCTCCCAACACACGCCCTAGCTAGAtccccactttgcagatgaggataCCTGAGGACCAAAGACGTTAAGTCACCTGCCCGAGATCAGAAAGCAGGACCCACACGAGGCCACAGCCCATGGCTGATCCAAAGCCCACTGGTTTTGGACTCAGGTAGTTTGGCTAGAACCTGGGAGTGCACTGTGAGGCTTGCAGATTCTTGATTCCCTAATAATCCTCAGGGAGAAGAGGAAGTGAGAACTGTCGGCCTGGACGTCCCCACGTATGCACACCAGCTGCCCTGGTGGCCCCTGCTGTGTAGAGCTCACAGTTCCACCCGCTGAGTgccctgcccagcagccctgctcTCCACCTACCGTTGATGTTATTGGGCAGGTGGTTCATCATGGAGCCGGACTCACAGGCTTCGATATAGAACACCATCTGCAGGCAGACAAGACGTTTGCCACCCAGCCCCACGAGTGCCGCTGGGGTTCTGCTGCCCCCACCCTCACCACCATGTGTTCACGGGAGTCTTTCACTTTGGCCTTTGGAGACATGAGTGCTATAGGAGACTGCTGCAGAGCCCACAAACCCATCCGACATGGGTCAGTGCACACAATGCTAATACACTGAAATGATCAACTAGTTAACGTACAGCAGGGGAGGAGGAGCCGTGTGATGCTAGGGAAAGCAGTGTCACCATGACACGGGGAGCAGCTTCAAAGAGCAGAACCATGAGGCAAGCTGTCTTTCTGTCACCACCACATGAGCCCTGCCCtcctgtgaggatggccttaggcctgagcataagcaactccatttttaaaactccagtttgaaacccgCAGTCTCTCTAGGCACACCTAATGCAGCCCTCGGTATGGCCCTCAGGCACAAATAAGCCATCTCCCCAACCCTGATAAActcagagtgaagcccctggcaggctgtcctccgATATCTGGTggcagctgataaggattgaaagggggatcaaaagcccccaaatttaatataaataatagtgTAAGTGAACAGACATCCAGCCAGCGGATACTGATGCCCTCACACTAAGAGAAGGAGGAGCACCTGGGCTGacatcccaacccttttcatCATTTGCTGatcctctgcctcttcctcaccactctgcaactctacagccacatcttgaccctggtgagagccaaAACTTCTCCCTACGAcccatcagctccaccccaggagaagcctgccttggttcctgatctgTGATCACCGCGGTCTCAGTGAGTGTGCATCTGTTGGACTTGcggcctaaggcttgagacttttgatctgacacttgaactTAGCACGCAGaaggaatgtctgtcatgagcctgtcataattaagtgtgtttgcagtgcttagaactAAACCAGAATTGTTTgttgtgaattgattatgtctactgcagtgcctagcattaaggattgtcattttcttgattaagaacctacaGAGTGAAATTGTactgagtgatttgagtgaataaagcattgagtTGGGCAGAAGTGCGTggacattctttctctctccccctggACTGCACCTTTTGCCCATCGCAGCACCTGCACGTTTCTAAAAGGTACCAGAGAGGCAAGAGGGCCAGGGTGGAAATAAGATGGTGGTATGTTCCTCTCCAACAGTTCAACCCTGGGGACAGCTATCCTCAATGTGGTCCCCAGACCTGCAGCGGCAGCACCTAGAAACTGAGAAAGTCACCCTTCTCAGCCTTCATATCGCACTGAGGTGAGGCCCTGCTCGAGGTCCTCGGCGCTCGCTAGCGGTTCTGATGGAAGAGCTACCACTCTAGGCTCCAGAGGCTCCTCCTGGGCAATCCGTGGTCCATCCAATCAAAGGAGGAAACCCCTTCCAGAAACACAGCCACCCAGTCATAGGACCAGTCATGCCACGGTGGCCTCTGCTAACCCTGCCTTCCTCCCCCTAGGCCACCCGGGGCTGACGTCACCTTTTGGTACATTCTGTGTTCGTGCATGTAATGGATGGTCTCGTTCAGGTCCTTCACGTGAAGCTGCAAGATAAGAACACTGACGTCAGGCAGGCACCAGAGAGGCCCCTGCTGGGAGCCCACCAACAGAGACTTTACCAATCCCGTGTAACCGCAGGGAACAGTCAGACCCTCCGAGGTGACCTCGGCCGTGTTCATGACGTGTTTAAACAGGGAAGAGACACGCTTCCCCACTCGGGGTTTGTCCTGGCTGTCCGGGGACTTTGCTCTTCCACGTCTAGTGTGACATTCTCGTCCTGAGACGGTCACTGATGCTGGGAGAGGACTGTAGGCAAAGCCATATGGGAGCAGCATCCCTGGACAGACCTCAAGCTGCCAAGCTTGTCCCCAAGGCCAGCTGCCACAGGACTTCAGCAGCCCGAGAGGGCTTCAGGAAACAGGCCACAGGCCGAGTCTTGACGCCCaggctttgtttttttattttccaagtttgTCTTTAAAAGGTCAAGGACCACTGCTGGTGGAAAGGGCGGCTCGGAGGTACAGCGCTTCCCAGCACACACGAGGCCCCCGGTTCCATGACAGCACCGTGATCAGAAGGAAAGCAAAACCGAAAAACCTCCCAggatcaaaagagaagaaaaactcaCTTCATCGTTAGGAAAAACCAGGATTCCAGTAGCTCCGTGGTCAGTGAAGTAGATGAACACGTGGTCCTGGGGGCCGCTGCGAGGAAGAGTGGCCAGTGAGAGCCCAAGGGCGACGGctcctgtttctatttttaattccatttctctgaacagtCAGAAAGCTAAGAAGCTGGAGGATGAGGGCTGCCCAACGGGTCAAGGAGGAGCCGAGGCCCTTGGGTGACCGCCCCCTCTGCTCCCAGGGCCCTGTCCTGGTGCCACGCTCTGCATCACAGCTGGAAAGGCAGAGGGACCTCTGCTGGGCAGCTGAGCAGACAACTAGGTGGGACCTGCAGAGTGGGCTCCTTGGGAGTCCTGCAGCCTCCTCTCCAGTCCCCTCGGACCCACCTGCCCACCCTTGGCAGGGCTCCAGCTGGGAGGGCAATGTTCAGGCAGCAGAGACCCAGAGGCACACTCGCAGCCAACTAACTCCCCAGCAGGGTCCCTCCCCTCCAACTCGCCTCTGGTTGGATTATCTGTGCCCAGGCCTCCATTCCCTTCTGATCTGCtgccaaagtctccaacatctcttgaAATTGTGGCTCAGGGAACACCAGGCACCAGACATCTCCAGCCACCATCAGTGGGGCAAGTGCTGGAGTTGGTTTCCCTAATGCCAGGTTTGCCCTCCCTATGCGAGGACTGTGGCCAGAGGAGGCTGGAGGCCGGCAACCCACGGGGCCTTCAGGGACTCCCCCGGGTGACCAGCACCACAACCCACAGACAATGCAACAGTGGGTCTAAGTGACAGGGTCCATTTCTCCAGAGTAGTGAGGGACCAGGGATCACAGGGTTCCTGAGCACAGAAATGGGCCATCCAGAGATGCCACTGAAAGTCACCCCTGAGCCGTGGTCCTAGGAGAAGACAAAGCTCCCCTCTGAAGCCTCTCACAGAGGGACAGGGGCGCCTGGCTGAGCCCCGGTGCTGGGCACCAGCTCTCGAGAGAGATGTGAGGCCCACAGACGGACGTACCTCTTCAGGACCTTTCCAGAGCCTTTGCCCTTCACTGCTTCGGCGTCACCTCTCAACACAGCCAGGAAGTTTTGTGGGGTGACGTCCTACGAGGAATCAGGAGTCAGTCAGATGCAGCTACCAGTCCCGACCAGACAGCTGGACAAGAGCCCAGCCATGGCTACACAGGCAAGGGTCAGAGCTAACCCTCAGAGTCCTTAGAGGGCGGTCTGTGAAACTGATACTGGATCATTAAATGCAATACAAAAAAGAACACAGGGAGAAACAATCACCCCAGATCCTGACACCCAGATTCCAAACGTTCCCTTCTATAACCATGTAGAAAGAAACAGTTTCACCAAAATGGAATCAACTCTGTTATATGTGTGATATTAAACTGAATTATATGTGAATGTAAAAGAATAAACAGTGAAACTGAAAGAAATACTAGACTTGAGACAAATGTTTATCACAAAGAAAAATCTCCCAAGAGATCACTCTGAAGATACTAAAAGAGGTGACAAAAACCAGACTGAAGTCACTATGGTGTTTTAAACGTGTCAATTTATACACTCTCCATCAAGTGGGGGAAACATAAAAACGTTTAGATGTGATGCAGTATAATATCAACAAAAACCTACCCTCGGGAAAATCCTGAGATACCGTGCACTAGGCCCAGGGCTGAGAACATTGACTTTCATAAAAGAGCACAGATAATCCAAGATCAGATGAACGGTAATAAGTCAAGAAGATCAGGTTATCACTAAAGAAATGTATTACCAGACTTAAAGCATGCACAGACCTGAAACCAAATAATGGTATATTGCAATTTATTAGACACGTTtgtccttttttttcattttttctgttttcttttaaaactctcataattgagccaggtgtgggagCAGACACCCAAGCCCGAGCCACATgtgggactgaggcaggaggatcacctgagcccaggagttcaaggtcagcctgggcaacacagtgagacccggtctcaaaaaaaacaaaataaaatagctcagtggtaagcacttgtctagtatgagagAAGCCCTGGGTCCACCCAGCACACGTGTGCACgtgcaatctctctctctctctctcatgattTACTCCTCAAACACGAATCCTAACAGAAACAGGAAACACGGACAAGAAATCAGCCTAGCAAGGTTCTGATTCTAGAAATacaacaaataatgaaaaatcatcaaggaaatgaaacaaaatccacCGTCCCCACCCAGAGTCCCTGAGTGCCCTCACCTCCCCAGTGTAGTCCTTGGGGACTCCCTTGTACACGTCCGTGCCGTTGGGCCTGTTGATCACGATACCTGGGGTGGGGTTCCTGCAATCAGAGGACGTGACAGAAACAAAACGTGACTGTCTCTGAAATCTCTCTTCAACGTCTACCCCATTGCGAAAAGAAACAGTAAACCACTATGTTTGTCTGAGACATCTCTCTCTGCCTGCGTGGTCCCCAGGCTGTAGGTGGCTTGGGTGGGTGGAGACCTCAGGTGGCACCATCCAGGAGCTCCTGGCAGCAGCAGTGGGGGACAGAGCTCTAAGACCTTGGGCCAGGGCCAGCGCCCACCTCCTGCTGGATACCACACAGCACCTCAGGACCACGGCTCACCAGGGCTCCCTCAGACAGAGGCCAGAAAGAGGACTCGGACACCAGCCTCAGAGTGACTTGGTGAGCCCTGTGATGGCCATCGAGGGCAGCACTCCTCAGGAACACTGCAGGGTGACCGGGGAGGGGAGGACTGTCAAGCTCAGTGCCCACCCTGCTTGTCCTTGTCCTTGTCCCTCAGGAAACTAAGGGCAATGAGTCACAAAGGTGCAGAGAAGGCCGTGGGGGGCCGATGCCCAGACCAGTGCCTTCCAGGAACAGGCAGACCTGGGGCCCCACGGGGCAGCTCTCCAGGGTGAGAGGGAATCTAGCTTTAGCCCTCTCAGGGGCCGCCACCTTCCACTTCCCCACCCTGCCCGGGCCGAGATGTGCAGGGAGCTGGACAGAGCCCTCGGCCTTCCATCGTTGTGACCGGCTGCGGCCCGCGCTCTGGGAGCCCTGGAGCACAGCGGTGCTGGTCTCAGGCCCTGGCCTGCGCCCCCCATTCCAAGTGCTCCCCACTTACTCCTCGTTGTTGGCAATGTCGTCGTACATCATCACGATGATTTGCTCGTCGGGAATCCCGTTGCGGTGGATGATCTGGTAGGCGTGGCACGCATCGGCCTGCAAGGAGAGACTCGGTCACCCTCGGCCTGGGAGGGGGCCCCTGGGCTCCTAGAGCCACCCACGTGCTCCCTCCTGGAAGACGGGCTGCACACAGCTGCCCGCTGATCGGGGTTGAGATCATTGCTTTTAAAAACGTACATTTctggggctgggctgcagctcagcagtggagcacttgcctagcacacgtgaggccctgggctcgatcctcagctccacataaaaatgaataagtaaaataaaggtactgcgTCCATCTCTACCAAAAACATTTCACCTTGATTTTAAAAGATTCCCACCACCCAAACTCTCTGGATCCTGGCCTGGGGGAAGCCAGCGCTTGTGCAGGCCACACACACGCAGCTACGGGCACGAGGGCCTTGCAGGCCCAAGAAGCTTGTGCTCATGTTTCAGGCCACACAGAGTCTTCTGAACACAGG from Ictidomys tridecemlineatus isolate mIctTri1 chromosome 5, mIctTri1.hap1, whole genome shotgun sequence includes:
- the Lgmn gene encoding legumain, which translates into the protein MTWKLVVLLGLALGVAAAPVDDPEDSGKHWVVIVAGSNGWYNYRHQADACHAYQIIHRNGIPDEQIIVMMYDDIANNEENPTPGIVINRPNGTDVYKGVPKDYTGEDVTPQNFLAVLRGDAEAVKGKGSGKVLKSGPQDHVFIYFTDHGATGILVFPNDELHVKDLNETIHYMHEHRMYQKMVFYIEACESGSMMNHLPNNINVYATTAANAKESSYACYYDEKRSTYLGDWYSVNWMEDSDVEDLTKETLHKQYQLVKSHTNTSHVMQYGNKSISAMKVMQFQGMKHKASSPISLPPVTRLDLTPSPEVTLAILKRKLMQTNDGQESRSLLKQIQQHQDARHIIQKTVNKIVSLLTTSEAVGERLLSERAPLTKHSCYQEAVTHFRTHCFNWHSSMYESALRHLYVLANLCEKAYPIDSIKLAMDKVCLGYY